From one Haloferax marinisediminis genomic stretch:
- a CDS encoding homoserine kinase, with amino-acid sequence MVTVRAPATSANLGSGFDVFGVALDRPADVVHVERADRTTIEVTGVGSQYIPTDPDRNVVGAVADALDAPAHIRIDKGVRPSSGLGSSAASSAAAALALNELYDRGLSREELVPVAAEGEAVVSGEAHADNVAPALLGGFTVATDEGVTTVDADIPLVACLPEIAVSTRDARRVVPDTASMDDLVHTVGRAATLSVGMCRRDPSLVGAGMDERIVTPARAELITGYHDVRESAFEAGADGVTVSGAGPSILAVCGERERTRVAAAMVEAFDEAGVAARAYKTRVGRGAEVFDI; translated from the coding sequence ATGGTTACGGTCCGCGCACCCGCGACGAGCGCCAATCTCGGAAGTGGGTTCGACGTCTTCGGTGTGGCTCTCGACCGCCCGGCAGACGTCGTTCACGTCGAGCGAGCGGACCGCACAACAATCGAGGTGACGGGAGTCGGGAGTCAGTACATCCCCACAGACCCAGACCGAAACGTCGTCGGCGCCGTCGCCGACGCACTCGACGCTCCCGCCCACATCCGCATCGACAAAGGCGTCCGTCCGTCGTCGGGTCTCGGGTCGTCTGCCGCGAGTTCCGCTGCCGCCGCGCTCGCCCTGAACGAACTCTACGACCGGGGGCTCTCCCGCGAGGAACTCGTTCCGGTCGCCGCAGAGGGTGAGGCAGTCGTCTCGGGCGAGGCCCACGCCGACAACGTCGCACCTGCACTCCTCGGTGGGTTCACGGTCGCGACCGACGAGGGAGTCACCACGGTCGACGCCGACATTCCACTCGTCGCCTGTCTCCCCGAAATCGCCGTCTCGACCCGCGATGCGCGGCGTGTCGTCCCCGACACTGCGAGCATGGACGACCTCGTCCACACCGTCGGGCGGGCGGCGACGCTCTCTGTCGGGATGTGCCGACGAGACCCGTCGCTCGTCGGCGCAGGAATGGACGAACGAATCGTCACGCCGGCACGGGCCGAACTCATCACCGGCTACCACGACGTTCGGGAGTCCGCGTTCGAAGCGGGTGCTGACGGTGTCACCGTCTCCGGTGCCGGGCCGTCGATTCTCGCCGTCTGTGGAGAACGCGAACGAACTCGCGTCGCCGCCGCGATGGTCGAAGCGTTCGACGAGGCGGGTGTGGCCGCACGTGCCTACAAGACTCGCGTCGGTCGCGGGGCAGAAGTATTCGATATCTGA
- a CDS encoding TetR/AcrR family transcriptional regulator — translation MEATYRALCADGYADLTMQRIADEAGKSKSLLHYHYGTKRELLVAFLAYLLDRFEAKVEATEGDAPEERLRFILDKMVPDEDDEGDYDRFGLALTELRIQAPHDEAYREQIAQNEVAIRERFADVIRDGIEQGVFRDVDADRTATLLFAALDGARLQRVIVSGADADTGHLSGADAPETVRAALDEFVVSNLLVENRDEESAHTEDDR, via the coding sequence ATGGAGGCCACCTATCGGGCACTGTGCGCCGACGGGTACGCCGACCTGACGATGCAGCGAATCGCCGACGAGGCAGGAAAGAGCAAGTCGCTCCTCCACTACCACTACGGGACGAAACGCGAGTTGCTCGTCGCCTTCCTGGCGTACCTGCTGGACCGGTTCGAAGCGAAAGTCGAGGCGACCGAAGGCGACGCACCCGAAGAGCGCCTCCGGTTCATCCTCGACAAGATGGTCCCCGACGAGGACGACGAGGGTGACTACGACCGGTTCGGCCTCGCCCTGACGGAACTTCGGATACAAGCGCCCCACGACGAGGCCTACCGTGAGCAAATCGCGCAGAACGAAGTCGCAATCCGCGAACGCTTCGCCGACGTGATACGCGACGGCATCGAACAGGGCGTCTTCCGCGACGTCGATGCCGACCGGACGGCAACGCTTCTCTTTGCTGCCCTCGACGGGGCGCGACTCCAACGAGTCATCGTCTCCGGCGCAGACGCCGACACCGGTCACCTCTCGGGTGCAGACGCACCGGAGACGGTTCGCGCGGCCCTCGACGAGTTCGTCGTCTCGAACCTCCTCGTCGAGAATCGAGATGAGGAGAGTGCGCACACGGAGGACGACCGGTGA
- a CDS encoding NAD(P)/FAD-dependent oxidoreductase yields the protein MIGIVGGGIAGLAAAHRLRKRGHDVRIFEASDSLGGLAATYETKGDDIERYYHHLSKSEETIVELAEELGLGDELEWHIGKNAYYVDGVVHPLDTAWQIAAYPHMSLYDKFRLGMLTLGIDVRGGFPDFDAYEELAEYEHTPIRDFVVEHTTQGVYDNFVEPLLDGKFGERKDDVSAAWFLGRVRFRGERDLLRGELLGYFDGGFAPLIDALVDAVGRENIQTGARVTELDTGGEGGDVETITVETDDGTETHEVDSVVVATMPNVLEDLTGYQCDIDFQGAVCGLATMSESLMDTYWLNIAHDAPFGSLIEHTNFVPPEQYGGDHLLYVASYVQGPHEDLWQMSDEEVEDVWFDEIEDMFPDFDRSAVEEFKIARNPRAGPVYERGYLDLVVPYDLADDVAEGVYYAGMASEAQYPERSLNGGIVAGYEVADRIDERL from the coding sequence ATGATTGGCATCGTCGGCGGCGGCATCGCGGGCCTCGCCGCGGCGCATCGACTCCGGAAACGGGGTCACGACGTTCGCATCTTCGAGGCGTCCGACTCACTCGGCGGCCTCGCGGCCACCTACGAGACGAAAGGTGACGATATCGAACGGTACTACCACCACCTCTCGAAATCTGAAGAGACCATCGTCGAACTCGCCGAGGAACTCGGCCTCGGCGACGAGTTAGAGTGGCACATCGGCAAGAACGCCTACTACGTCGACGGCGTCGTCCACCCACTGGACACGGCGTGGCAAATCGCCGCGTACCCACACATGAGCCTCTACGACAAGTTCCGTCTCGGCATGCTCACCCTCGGAATCGACGTTCGCGGCGGCTTCCCCGACTTCGACGCCTACGAGGAACTCGCGGAGTACGAACACACTCCCATCCGCGACTTCGTGGTCGAGCACACCACACAGGGCGTCTACGACAACTTCGTCGAACCCCTGTTGGATGGTAAATTCGGCGAGCGCAAAGACGACGTGTCGGCAGCGTGGTTCCTCGGGCGCGTCCGCTTCCGCGGTGAGCGTGACCTCCTTCGCGGCGAGCTCCTCGGCTACTTCGACGGTGGCTTCGCACCGCTCATCGACGCGCTCGTCGATGCGGTCGGCCGCGAGAACATCCAGACTGGCGCTCGGGTCACAGAACTCGACACCGGCGGCGAGGGCGGGGACGTCGAGACGATTACCGTCGAGACAGACGACGGCACAGAGACCCACGAGGTCGATTCGGTCGTCGTCGCCACGATGCCGAACGTCCTCGAAGACCTCACTGGCTACCAGTGCGACATCGACTTCCAGGGCGCAGTGTGTGGACTGGCGACGATGTCCGAGTCGCTGATGGACACCTACTGGCTCAACATCGCCCACGACGCACCCTTCGGGTCGCTCATCGAACACACGAACTTCGTCCCGCCGGAGCAGTACGGCGGCGACCACTTGCTCTACGTCGCGAGTTACGTTCAGGGACCGCACGAAGACCTCTGGCAAATGAGCGATGAGGAGGTCGAGGACGTCTGGTTCGACGAAATCGAGGACATGTTCCCCGACTTCGACCGCTCGGCCGTCGAGGAGTTCAAAATCGCCCGCAACCCGCGTGCCGGACCAGTGTACGAACGTGGCTACCTCGACCTCGTCGTCCCCTACGACCTCGCAGACGACGTTGCAGAGGGCGTCTACTACGCCGGGATGGCCTCCGAAGCGCAGTACCCCGAGCGCTCGCTCAACGGCGGTATCGTCGCAGGCTACGAAGTCGCCGACCGCATCGACGAGCGACTGTAA
- a CDS encoding histidine kinase N-terminal 7TM domain-containing protein, with protein MHGATHWQSTPYTIPLGVGAGLFVVLGVYLLRRRTKRRLVPGATLGALLLFVSGFWMGMYALELSRTDFAAKVLLNQLGYLGIAPLPLLWLAYVMRHAGFDDLPRAVWAGLGSISALVAGLALTNQWHGLIWDDLWLSEQSGYVILVNDHSIAFTGFIVYAYVLIFVGVGVLLRTLLHADGIYRKQTLGLLVGGLVPAVGGIIYVADASPVPGLNLPALAFSLTSTAVAWSVFRHRLFTLTPIAWESAVESMKGSAIVLDGGNRVLDANPSGESLLTGSLVDSYGRPAEQVLPSAIMAVLDDPSKSEATVSLDGNPRDLLVNTTTLGADTATAGTLLLVRDITERKERERRLQRQNDRLEEFASVVSHDLRNPLTVARGYHELARETGDDDYFDRVEDAHDRMETIIDDLLTLARQGETLTDVSPIAIRTVAHEAWDSVAVGNSTLDVQTDETVAADRSRLRQLFENLFRNAVEHSSTDSRTSSGEAVEHSSTTDQSKPAATLSVTVGRLDDGFYVEDNGPGVPESKREDVFERGYTTHEDGTGFGLPIVKSVAEAHGWSVTLTSAASGGARFEFTDVETESESVAAETTQN; from the coding sequence ATGCACGGCGCGACCCACTGGCAGTCGACACCCTACACAATCCCGCTCGGGGTCGGTGCGGGCCTGTTCGTGGTTCTCGGAGTCTACTTGCTCCGGCGCCGTACCAAACGCCGTCTCGTCCCCGGTGCGACACTCGGTGCGCTGTTGCTGTTCGTATCTGGGTTCTGGATGGGGATGTACGCCCTCGAACTCTCCCGGACCGATTTCGCGGCCAAGGTCTTGTTGAACCAACTCGGCTACCTCGGAATCGCGCCACTCCCGCTCTTGTGGCTCGCGTACGTGATGCGCCACGCTGGCTTCGACGACCTGCCCCGAGCGGTGTGGGCCGGCCTCGGAAGTATCTCGGCACTCGTCGCCGGTCTCGCGCTGACGAACCAGTGGCACGGACTCATCTGGGACGACCTCTGGCTCTCAGAACAGAGCGGCTACGTCATCCTCGTCAACGACCACAGCATCGCGTTCACCGGGTTCATCGTCTACGCCTACGTCCTCATCTTCGTCGGTGTCGGGGTTCTCTTACGGACGCTTCTCCACGCGGACGGAATCTACCGAAAACAGACGCTCGGCCTCCTCGTCGGTGGACTCGTCCCGGCAGTTGGCGGCATCATCTACGTCGCGGACGCGAGTCCAGTTCCGGGGTTGAACCTGCCCGCACTGGCGTTCTCGCTCACGTCGACTGCCGTCGCGTGGAGTGTCTTCCGCCACCGGTTGTTCACACTCACCCCCATCGCCTGGGAGTCTGCAGTCGAGTCGATGAAGGGGTCCGCAATCGTCCTCGACGGTGGGAACAGAGTCCTCGACGCGAATCCGTCAGGTGAATCGCTTCTCACAGGTTCCCTCGTCGATTCGTACGGCCGTCCCGCTGAACAGGTCCTGCCGTCGGCGATTATGGCGGTTCTCGACGACCCGTCGAAGTCGGAGGCGACAGTGTCGCTCGACGGCAATCCACGAGACCTGCTGGTGAACACGACCACGCTCGGAGCGGATACGGCGACTGCTGGGACGTTGCTCCTCGTTCGTGACATCACCGAACGAAAAGAGCGTGAGCGCCGACTCCAACGCCAGAACGACCGTCTCGAAGAGTTCGCCTCGGTCGTCTCACACGACCTTCGAAATCCGCTGACGGTCGCCCGAGGCTACCACGAGTTGGCACGTGAGACAGGTGACGACGACTACTTCGACCGCGTCGAGGACGCGCACGACCGAATGGAGACGATTATCGACGACTTGCTCACACTCGCTCGGCAGGGTGAGACACTCACTGACGTCTCTCCAATCGCGATTCGCACCGTCGCACACGAGGCGTGGGATAGCGTCGCCGTCGGGAACTCGACACTCGACGTGCAGACCGACGAGACGGTCGCCGCCGACCGAAGCCGACTCAGACAGCTGTTCGAGAACCTGTTTCGGAATGCTGTAGAACACAGTTCCACAGACAGCCGGACCTCGTCCGGCGAGGCTGTCGAGCATAGCTCGACCACCGACCAGTCGAAGCCTGCTGCCACCCTCTCTGTCACCGTCGGCCGACTCGACGATGGGTTCTACGTCGAAGACAACGGCCCCGGTGTCCCAGAATCCAAGCGCGAGGACGTGTTCGAACGCGGCTACACGACACACGAAGACGGCACTGGGTTTGGGCTCCCCATCGTCAAGTCGGTGGCCGAGGCGCACGGGTGGTCGGTCACGCTCACGTCGGCGGCGTCCGGTGGGGCGCGATTCGAGTTCACAGACGTCGAAACCGAGTCCGAATCAGTAGCTGCCGAGACGACACAGAACTGA
- a CDS encoding MATE family efflux transporter has protein sequence MSTRDVNLTEGDLLKPLLTLSIPIVLSQLMQVGYNLADTFWVGRVGENAVSALSFSWPLVFLMISIGGGFTVAGTVLVAQNKGAGNHDRVDHVAGQTIAFVTLLSIFFSAVGYLLAPVMLPLIGTTPGTEVHNLAVEYTRTIFLGVYFMFGFFIFQALLRGWGDTRTPMFLMAFGVALNVIIDPFLILGFNNNPLFGVLGLGALQSQLFAATGFTGFGVQGAAIATVFSRGLGALAGFFLLFSGRVGIHLSPRDLVLKAETVRKIVKIGAPTSVEQSTRALGVTALTALVAFAGAKTVGVDTSAAVAAFGIGIRLNSLVFLPAIGLQQGIETVVGQNLGADKPDRAERGVHLGAGLITGALVFVSAGAYFFAEPIFSVFIPGEPNVIAIGVDFLRIVAPTYIFLGIFRVVSGGFRGSGSTRTAMIFTLLSLWVFRIPPAYLLVEYGGMGVSGVWWAIALSSVISAVIAYAWFLRGTWKDNVVDSPRMAAAADD, from the coding sequence GTGAGCACCCGCGACGTCAACCTCACCGAGGGTGACCTGCTCAAACCGCTGTTGACGCTCTCGATTCCAATCGTCCTCTCGCAACTCATGCAGGTCGGCTACAACCTCGCCGACACCTTCTGGGTTGGTCGCGTCGGCGAGAACGCGGTGTCCGCACTCTCGTTCTCGTGGCCGCTGGTTTTCTTGATGATTTCCATCGGTGGCGGGTTCACCGTCGCTGGAACCGTCCTCGTCGCCCAGAACAAGGGTGCGGGCAACCACGACAGAGTCGACCACGTCGCCGGCCAGACCATCGCGTTCGTCACGCTCCTGTCGATATTCTTCTCGGCGGTGGGGTATCTTCTCGCGCCGGTGATGTTGCCCCTCATCGGGACGACGCCGGGGACGGAAGTCCACAATTTGGCCGTCGAGTACACGCGGACCATCTTCCTCGGCGTCTACTTCATGTTCGGCTTCTTCATCTTTCAGGCGCTCCTGCGCGGATGGGGCGACACGCGCACGCCGATGTTCCTCATGGCGTTCGGCGTCGCGCTGAACGTCATCATCGACCCGTTTCTCATCCTCGGGTTCAACAACAATCCGCTCTTCGGCGTCCTCGGCCTCGGCGCCCTCCAGTCGCAACTCTTCGCGGCGACTGGATTCACCGGGTTCGGCGTGCAGGGTGCCGCAATCGCAACCGTGTTCTCGCGGGGACTCGGCGCACTCGCCGGCTTTTTCCTCCTCTTTTCGGGGCGAGTCGGCATCCACCTCTCGCCGCGTGACCTCGTGTTGAAAGCCGAGACGGTGCGAAAAATCGTCAAAATCGGGGCACCGACGAGCGTGGAGCAATCGACGCGTGCCCTCGGTGTGACCGCGCTGACGGCACTCGTCGCCTTCGCCGGGGCCAAGACGGTCGGTGTGGACACCTCCGCAGCAGTCGCGGCGTTCGGTATCGGGATTCGCCTCAACTCGCTCGTCTTCTTGCCGGCGATTGGACTCCAGCAAGGTATCGAGACAGTCGTCGGGCAGAACCTCGGCGCAGACAAACCCGACCGCGCAGAACGCGGCGTCCACCTCGGTGCGGGCCTCATCACCGGCGCGCTGGTCTTCGTCTCGGCGGGCGCGTACTTCTTCGCCGAACCGATATTCTCGGTATTCATCCCCGGCGAACCGAACGTCATCGCAATCGGCGTGGACTTCCTCCGAATCGTCGCACCGACGTACATCTTCCTCGGCATCTTCCGGGTCGTCTCCGGCGGGTTCCGTGGGAGCGGGTCGACCCGGACAGCGATGATTTTCACCCTCCTCTCGCTGTGGGTGTTCCGCATCCCACCCGCCTACCTCCTCGTCGAATACGGTGGCATGGGCGTCTCGGGCGTCTGGTGGGCGATTGCGCTGTCGAGCGTGATTTCGGCGGTCATCGCCTACGCGTGGTTCCTGCGTGGCACGTGGAAAGACAACGTCGTCGACTCGCCACGGATGGCGGCGGCGGCAGACGATTAA
- a CDS encoding universal stress protein has protein sequence MNRALVVVTPNERSNRILREAGELAAGSGAELVVLTVIPNDEFEETRSALANVGSSDVVYGVDQATESARRKAKRFARDALDGIDVDYRVVADIGPEVESVLETAQWEACDHLFISGRRRSPTGKLISRDATQSIMLKFDGPVTVLLGEEDETESESKQKTKPLA, from the coding sequence ATGAACCGAGCACTCGTCGTCGTGACTCCGAACGAGCGGTCGAACCGTATCCTCCGAGAGGCCGGCGAACTCGCTGCCGGTAGTGGAGCAGAACTCGTCGTCCTCACCGTCATTCCGAACGACGAGTTCGAAGAGACTCGCTCGGCCCTCGCAAACGTCGGGTCGTCGGACGTCGTTTACGGCGTGGACCAAGCGACAGAGTCCGCCCGACGCAAGGCCAAGCGCTTCGCACGCGACGCACTCGACGGTATCGACGTCGACTACCGTGTCGTCGCCGACATCGGTCCCGAAGTGGAGTCCGTCCTCGAGACGGCCCAGTGGGAAGCGTGCGACCACCTGTTCATCTCTGGTCGCCGTCGGTCGCCCACCGGGAAACTCATCTCCCGTGACGCGACGCAGTCGATTATGCTGAAGTTCGATGGCCCAGTGACCGTCCTCCTCGGCGAAGAAGACGAGACGGAATCCGAGTCGAAGCAGAAGACGAAGCCACTCGCGTAA